The DNA window AGGGAGAAACGATCGAAGCACCGGATGTGGATCAGTTCGTTCAGCCCGGCACGCGCTCCGGCGGTCCTGCCCAAGAACTGATCAGCGCCTACGACGACTTCACGCAGGCGCGCGATCAGTTCGAGAAACGGTTCATCGAACGAAAGCTCGACGAGCACGACTGGAACGTGAGCCAGACGGCCGAAACGATCGGCATTCAGCGCTCGCATCTGTACAACAAGCTGAACAAGTACGGTATTGAGCGCGAGGACTAACGTACGTTCTCAATTCCCATCGATTCATTTCTAAATTGGATTTGGTCCTGTGGATGCCCCATTTCTCGACGTTCAGAACCTAGTAAAGGAGTACGACACCGGTGGGGCCGATCCCTTAACGGTGCTCGACGGCCTCTCGATGACCGTGGAGCCGGGCGAGATTGTGGCTGTGGTGGGCGAGAGTGGGACGGGAAAGTCGACCTTATTGCATCTGTTGGGCGCACTGGATCGGCCCACCTCCGGCACAGTGCATTTTCAAGGACAGGATCTTTTCGCGAAGAACGACGACGACCTTGCCGCCTTTCGAAATCGGACGGTTGGGTTTGTCTTTCAGTTTCACCATCTCCTTCCCGAGTTCACCGCTCTTGAGAATGTGGCGATGCCGGCCCTCATCCAGCATCGGTCCTTGGCCGATGTTCGAGGACGAGCGCTCGACTTGTTGGGGCTGCTGGGAATGGCCGATCGGGCCGAGCACCAACCCAGCGCGCTGTCGGGCGGAGAGAAGCAACGGGTGGCCGTGGCCCGTGCTCTCATGAACGAGCCCGCTCTTGTGTTGATGGACGAGCCGACTGGCAACCTTGACGCCCGGACGGCCGAGCCGTTGCACCGGGAGATTGAGCGGTTAAGCCGAGAGATGAAACAGACCTTCGTCTTGGCCACCCACAATCCGTCGCTCGCATCCATTGCGGGACGGGTCCTTCGTCTGGAGCACGGGGGGCTTCACGAGGCAGGGCCGGAAGACGAGAGTGCCCTAACGGAGGGAGCGGCGGAAGCAGACCAGGCGACGTGACGGCGACTTGTGAAGAGGGGTGAACACCTTGCCGAAACGGCGAACTCTGATTTTTCCCCGTCATTAAAGCCCACAGACTTCGGAGGAGAGTGTCGTTCGTCGAGCCGTTTCGGTCCCTACCTGCGCCAGCCGCCGATTGTACAATGAACGTTGCCCTGCTCAACGCTGCTCGCCAGTCTATTGCCACCGTCCCCCACCGCTTCTGCGCCGCACAGTGGGCCTTTGCACGCAATGCGGAGGCTGTTCTACGGCGTGAGGCCTCCCCCGAGGGATTTCGGTGCTGCATTGCGGGGCATGTGCTGCTGGAGACCGGGCAGTTTGGGGAGCGGGAGTTGTTGAAGACTGGGGGATTCCACACGGGCGGTGGGCTCTGGATGCACGCTGCAGAGAGGCTCTTGCTGACGGAGGCTCAGGGACGA is part of the Salinibacter sp. 10B genome and encodes:
- a CDS encoding ABC transporter ATP-binding protein; translation: MDAPFLDVQNLVKEYDTGGADPLTVLDGLSMTVEPGEIVAVVGESGTGKSTLLHLLGALDRPTSGTVHFQGQDLFAKNDDDLAAFRNRTVGFVFQFHHLLPEFTALENVAMPALIQHRSLADVRGRALDLLGLLGMADRAEHQPSALSGGEKQRVAVARALMNEPALVLMDEPTGNLDARTAEPLHREIERLSREMKQTFVLATHNPSLASIAGRVLRLEHGGLHEAGPEDESALTEGAAEADQAT